From a region of the Drosophila virilis strain 15010-1051.87 chromosome 3, Dvir_AGI_RSII-ME, whole genome shotgun sequence genome:
- the Psa gene encoding puromycin-sensitive aminopeptidase isoform X2 has translation MYKNALKGGIRTAKQAWKFRNVSACNQANLFPLHASPASKQQLLNKPTALWKLARQSFRCCACAFTNAPTLRLRIRLRPCVCLSCVDKHSAHLRAETCHLNTLVSSKQFVKVQKQFYRDYSDISLGAPLKTSEAPLLGDLCSRYRDILAHTSADLIGAEPVLGKGPQLSHNRRIHSCCCSHLRQAEQSNGHNNMAQSEVNQFERLPTNVVPKHYELILQPDLEAFSFTGKTIVQISVIEPTRRITLNALDITIEGAEFQYECEKLKADRITYSKENETAVLEFGEQLPAGTAGVLYMSFTGELNDKMKGFYRSKYFTANGEERYAGVTQFEATDARRCFPCWDEPAIKATFDITLVVPKDRVALSNMPVKKEDILPSGLRRVRFDRTPIMSTYLVAVVVGEYDFVEAKSDDGVIVRVFTPVGKKDQGQFALEVATKVLPYYKSYFNIAYPLPKMDLIAISDFSAGAMENWGLVTYRETFVLVDPKNTSLMRKQSIALTVGHEIAHQWFGNLVTMEWWTHLWLNEGYASFVEFLCVHHLFPEYDIWTQFVTDMYTRALELDSLKNSHPIEVPVGHPSEIDEIFDEISYNKGASVIRMLHDYIGEDDFRKGMNLYLTRHQYSNTCTEDLWEALQEASSKNVGAVMSSWTKYKGFPVISVESEQKSETQRLLRLTQRKFTADGSKADEDCLWVVPISVSTSRNPNQIAKTFLLEKASMEVVLDNVSEDDWIKINPGTVGYYRTRYSEEMLGQLLPAVQNMELPPLDRLGLIDDMFAMVQAGQASTVDVLQLVGSYRNETNYTVWTAITNSLANLHILISHTDLMEDFNNFGRSLYEPVAKRLGWEPRDNENHLDTLLRSLVLTRLVSFRSPEITEEARKRFRSHVNGTKALPADLRSTCYKAVLQDGDEEIFEEMLMLYRSTDLHEEQDRISRALGCIGDVKLLRRVIDFAMSGEVRAQDSVFVIVAVAVNPKGRDMAWEFFKENNKQLLEQYQGGFLLTRLIKYLIENFASEEKAHEVEEFFKTNLIPGCDRTVSQAVETIRLNAAWLQRDREKLTEFLTEG, from the exons ATGTACAAAAATGCGTTAAAAGGAGGTATACGTACAGCAAAGCAGGCCTGGAAATTCAGAAACG TTTCAGCCTGCAACCAAGCAAATCTGTTCCCGCTGCACGCCTCCCCCGCCTCCAAGCAACAGTTACTAAACAAACCGACAGCACTGTGGAAACTGGCTCGCCAGAGCTTTCGGTGCTGCGCTTGTGCTTTTACTAACGCCCCAACGTTGCGCCTCCGTATCCGCCTACGCCCGTGTGTTTGCCTTAGCTGCGTTGATAAGCATTCTGCCCATCTACGTGCAGAGACTTGCCACCTCAATACTTTGGTATCGTCGAAGCAGTTCGTGAAGGTGCAAAAACAGTTTTATCGCGACTACTCGGACATATCGCTGGGCGCGCCACTCAAGACCAGCGAAGCCCCACTGCTGGGCGATCTGTGCAGTCGTTATCGCGACATACTTGCCCATACCTCGGCGGACTTGATTGGAGCTGAGCCTGTTCTAGGCAAAGGACCACAATTAAGCCATAATCGTCGCatacacagctgctgctgcagtcatCTTCGTCAGGCGGAGCAATCGAACGGCCACAACAATATGGCACAATCGGAGGTCAACCAATTTGAGCGGCTGCCCACAAATGTGGTGCCCAAGCACTATGAGCTAATCCTGCAGCCTGATCTGGAGGCGTTCAGTTTTACGGGCAAGACAATTGTGCAAATTAGT GTCATAGAGCCAACGCGACGCATCACCCTCAATGCCCTGGACATAACCATCGAGGGGGCGGAGTTTCAGTATGAATGCGAGAAGCTGAAAGCGGATCGCATCACCTACTCCAAGGAGAATGAAACGGCCGTACTGGAATTCGGGGAGCAGTTGCCGGCGGGCACGGCCGGTGTGCTCTATATGTCCTTCACGGGCGAACTGAATGACAAAATGAAGGGCTTCTATCGGAGCAAATATTTTACGGCCAACGGTGAGGAGCGCTATGCGGGCGTCACCCAGTTCGAGGCGACAGATGCGCGTCGCTGTTTTCCCTGCTGGGATGAGCCGGCAATTAAGGCCACCTTCGACATAACGCTGGTGGTGCCCAAGGATCGGGTGGCGCTGTCCAATATGCCCGTTAAAAAGGAGGACATCCTGCCCAGCGGATTGCGTCGCGTGCGCTTCGATCGCACGCCCATCATGTCCACCTATCTGGTGGCCGTCGTTGTCGGTGAATACGATTTTGTGGAGGCCAAGTCGGATGATGGGGTCATTGTGCGCGTCTTTACGCCCGTGGGCAAGAAGGATCAGGGCCAGTTCGCTCTGGAGGTGGCCACCAAGGTGCTGCCCTACTACAAGAGCTATTTCAATATTGCCTATCCGCTGCCCAAGATGGATCTGATTGCCATATCCGATTTCTCCGCGGGCGCCATGGAGAACTGGGGTCTGGTCACCTATCGCGAAACCTTCGTCCTGGTTGATCCCAAGAACACCTCGCTCATGCGCAAGCAGTCGATTGCCCTTACCGTGGGCCACGAGATTGCCCATCAGTGGTTCG GCAATCTGGTGACCATGGAATGGTGGACGCATCTGTGGCTCAACGAGGGATACGCCTCGTTTGTGGAGTTCCTGTGCGTGCATCATCTGTTTCCCGAGTACGATATCTGGACACAGTTTGTGACGGATATGTATACGCGCGCCCTGGAGCTGGATTCGTTGAAGAACTCGCATCCCATCGAGGTGCCCGTCGGCCATCCATCGGAGATTGACGAGATCTTCGATGAGATTAGCTACAACAAGGGCGCCTCGGTCATACGCATGCTCCACGATTATATTGGCGAGGATGATTTCCGCAAGGGCATGAATCTCTATTTGACGCGGCATCAGTATAGCAACACCTGCACCGAGGATTTGTGGGAAGCACTGCAGGAGGCCAGCTCCAAAAATGTGGGCGCTGTCATGTCCAGCTGGACCAAGTACAAAGGCTTTCCCGTCATCAGCGTCGAGTCCGAGCAGAAGAGCGAGACGCAGCGTCTGCTGCGGCTAACCCAAAGGAAATTTACCGCCGACGGTTCAAAGGCGGACGAGGATTGCCTGTGGGTGGTGCCCATATCGGTGTCCACATCGCGAAATCCCAATCAGATAGCGAAGACTTTTCTGCTGGAAAAGGCCTCAATGGAGGTGGTGCTGGACAATGTCTCCGAGGACGATTGGATCAAAATCAATCCCGGCACCGTTGGCTACTATCGCACACGCTACTCCGAGGAGATGCTGGGTCAGCTGCTGCCGGCCGTGCAGAACATGGAGCTGCCGCCGCTGGACAGGCTGGGCCTGATCGATGACATGTTTGCCATGGTCCAGGCTGGGCAGGCCAGCACCGTTGATGTGCTCCAACTGGTCGGCTCCTATCGCAACGAGACCAACTACACCGTGTGGACGGCCATCACGAATTCGCTTGCCAACCTTCATATTCTGATCTCCCACACAGATCTCATGGAGGACTTCAACAACTTTGGACGCAGCCTGTACGAGCCGGTGGCCAAGCGTCTCGGCTGGGAGCCACGCGACAATGAGAATCATTTGGATACGCTGCTGCGCAGCCTGGTGCTGACACGTCTCGTCTCCTTCCGCAGTCCCGAAATCACGGAGGAGGCACGCAAGCGATTCCGCAGCCATGTCAATGGCACCAAGGCGTTGCCCGCCGATTTGCGCAGCACCTGCTACAAGGCCGTGCTGCAAGATGGCGATGAGGAGATCTTTGAGGAAATGCTCATGCTGTACCGTTCGACCGATCTGCACGAGGAACAGGATCGCATCAGCCGAGCACTCGGCTGCATTGGCGACGTTAAACTCCTCCGTCGCGTCATTGACTTTGCCATGTCG GGTGAGGTGCGCGCCCAGGACTCGGTGTTTGTCATTGTGGCCGTAGCGGTTAATCCCAAGGGTCGCGACATGGCCTGGGAGTTCTTCAAGGAGAACAAcaagcagctgctggagcagTATCAG GGCGGTTTTCTGCTGACGCGTCTCATCAAATATTTGATTGAGAATTTCGCCTCCGAGGAGAAGGCGCACGAAGTCGAGGAGTTCTTCAAAACCAATCTGATACCCGGCTGTGACCGCACCGTCTCACAGGCCGTCGAGACAATACGCCTGAATGCCGCTTGGCTGCAGCGCGATCGCGAGAAGCTGACCGAATTTCTTACTGAGGGGTAG
- the Psa gene encoding puromycin-sensitive aminopeptidase isoform X1, translating into MYKNALKGGIRTAKQAWKFRNELGKLNLDLAKANSDFEQHLCEVSACNQANLFPLHASPASKQQLLNKPTALWKLARQSFRCCACAFTNAPTLRLRIRLRPCVCLSCVDKHSAHLRAETCHLNTLVSSKQFVKVQKQFYRDYSDISLGAPLKTSEAPLLGDLCSRYRDILAHTSADLIGAEPVLGKGPQLSHNRRIHSCCCSHLRQAEQSNGHNNMAQSEVNQFERLPTNVVPKHYELILQPDLEAFSFTGKTIVQISVIEPTRRITLNALDITIEGAEFQYECEKLKADRITYSKENETAVLEFGEQLPAGTAGVLYMSFTGELNDKMKGFYRSKYFTANGEERYAGVTQFEATDARRCFPCWDEPAIKATFDITLVVPKDRVALSNMPVKKEDILPSGLRRVRFDRTPIMSTYLVAVVVGEYDFVEAKSDDGVIVRVFTPVGKKDQGQFALEVATKVLPYYKSYFNIAYPLPKMDLIAISDFSAGAMENWGLVTYRETFVLVDPKNTSLMRKQSIALTVGHEIAHQWFGNLVTMEWWTHLWLNEGYASFVEFLCVHHLFPEYDIWTQFVTDMYTRALELDSLKNSHPIEVPVGHPSEIDEIFDEISYNKGASVIRMLHDYIGEDDFRKGMNLYLTRHQYSNTCTEDLWEALQEASSKNVGAVMSSWTKYKGFPVISVESEQKSETQRLLRLTQRKFTADGSKADEDCLWVVPISVSTSRNPNQIAKTFLLEKASMEVVLDNVSEDDWIKINPGTVGYYRTRYSEEMLGQLLPAVQNMELPPLDRLGLIDDMFAMVQAGQASTVDVLQLVGSYRNETNYTVWTAITNSLANLHILISHTDLMEDFNNFGRSLYEPVAKRLGWEPRDNENHLDTLLRSLVLTRLVSFRSPEITEEARKRFRSHVNGTKALPADLRSTCYKAVLQDGDEEIFEEMLMLYRSTDLHEEQDRISRALGCIGDVKLLRRVIDFAMSGEVRAQDSVFVIVAVAVNPKGRDMAWEFFKENNKQLLEQYQGGFLLTRLIKYLIENFASEEKAHEVEEFFKTNLIPGCDRTVSQAVETIRLNAAWLQRDREKLTEFLTEG; encoded by the exons ATGTACAAAAATGCGTTAAAAGGAGGTATACGTACAGCAAAGCAGGCCTGGAAATTCAGAAACG AACTTGGCAAACTCAATTTGGATTTAGCCAAAGCCAATTCCGATTTTGAGCAGCATTTGTGCGAAG TTTCAGCCTGCAACCAAGCAAATCTGTTCCCGCTGCACGCCTCCCCCGCCTCCAAGCAACAGTTACTAAACAAACCGACAGCACTGTGGAAACTGGCTCGCCAGAGCTTTCGGTGCTGCGCTTGTGCTTTTACTAACGCCCCAACGTTGCGCCTCCGTATCCGCCTACGCCCGTGTGTTTGCCTTAGCTGCGTTGATAAGCATTCTGCCCATCTACGTGCAGAGACTTGCCACCTCAATACTTTGGTATCGTCGAAGCAGTTCGTGAAGGTGCAAAAACAGTTTTATCGCGACTACTCGGACATATCGCTGGGCGCGCCACTCAAGACCAGCGAAGCCCCACTGCTGGGCGATCTGTGCAGTCGTTATCGCGACATACTTGCCCATACCTCGGCGGACTTGATTGGAGCTGAGCCTGTTCTAGGCAAAGGACCACAATTAAGCCATAATCGTCGCatacacagctgctgctgcagtcatCTTCGTCAGGCGGAGCAATCGAACGGCCACAACAATATGGCACAATCGGAGGTCAACCAATTTGAGCGGCTGCCCACAAATGTGGTGCCCAAGCACTATGAGCTAATCCTGCAGCCTGATCTGGAGGCGTTCAGTTTTACGGGCAAGACAATTGTGCAAATTAGT GTCATAGAGCCAACGCGACGCATCACCCTCAATGCCCTGGACATAACCATCGAGGGGGCGGAGTTTCAGTATGAATGCGAGAAGCTGAAAGCGGATCGCATCACCTACTCCAAGGAGAATGAAACGGCCGTACTGGAATTCGGGGAGCAGTTGCCGGCGGGCACGGCCGGTGTGCTCTATATGTCCTTCACGGGCGAACTGAATGACAAAATGAAGGGCTTCTATCGGAGCAAATATTTTACGGCCAACGGTGAGGAGCGCTATGCGGGCGTCACCCAGTTCGAGGCGACAGATGCGCGTCGCTGTTTTCCCTGCTGGGATGAGCCGGCAATTAAGGCCACCTTCGACATAACGCTGGTGGTGCCCAAGGATCGGGTGGCGCTGTCCAATATGCCCGTTAAAAAGGAGGACATCCTGCCCAGCGGATTGCGTCGCGTGCGCTTCGATCGCACGCCCATCATGTCCACCTATCTGGTGGCCGTCGTTGTCGGTGAATACGATTTTGTGGAGGCCAAGTCGGATGATGGGGTCATTGTGCGCGTCTTTACGCCCGTGGGCAAGAAGGATCAGGGCCAGTTCGCTCTGGAGGTGGCCACCAAGGTGCTGCCCTACTACAAGAGCTATTTCAATATTGCCTATCCGCTGCCCAAGATGGATCTGATTGCCATATCCGATTTCTCCGCGGGCGCCATGGAGAACTGGGGTCTGGTCACCTATCGCGAAACCTTCGTCCTGGTTGATCCCAAGAACACCTCGCTCATGCGCAAGCAGTCGATTGCCCTTACCGTGGGCCACGAGATTGCCCATCAGTGGTTCG GCAATCTGGTGACCATGGAATGGTGGACGCATCTGTGGCTCAACGAGGGATACGCCTCGTTTGTGGAGTTCCTGTGCGTGCATCATCTGTTTCCCGAGTACGATATCTGGACACAGTTTGTGACGGATATGTATACGCGCGCCCTGGAGCTGGATTCGTTGAAGAACTCGCATCCCATCGAGGTGCCCGTCGGCCATCCATCGGAGATTGACGAGATCTTCGATGAGATTAGCTACAACAAGGGCGCCTCGGTCATACGCATGCTCCACGATTATATTGGCGAGGATGATTTCCGCAAGGGCATGAATCTCTATTTGACGCGGCATCAGTATAGCAACACCTGCACCGAGGATTTGTGGGAAGCACTGCAGGAGGCCAGCTCCAAAAATGTGGGCGCTGTCATGTCCAGCTGGACCAAGTACAAAGGCTTTCCCGTCATCAGCGTCGAGTCCGAGCAGAAGAGCGAGACGCAGCGTCTGCTGCGGCTAACCCAAAGGAAATTTACCGCCGACGGTTCAAAGGCGGACGAGGATTGCCTGTGGGTGGTGCCCATATCGGTGTCCACATCGCGAAATCCCAATCAGATAGCGAAGACTTTTCTGCTGGAAAAGGCCTCAATGGAGGTGGTGCTGGACAATGTCTCCGAGGACGATTGGATCAAAATCAATCCCGGCACCGTTGGCTACTATCGCACACGCTACTCCGAGGAGATGCTGGGTCAGCTGCTGCCGGCCGTGCAGAACATGGAGCTGCCGCCGCTGGACAGGCTGGGCCTGATCGATGACATGTTTGCCATGGTCCAGGCTGGGCAGGCCAGCACCGTTGATGTGCTCCAACTGGTCGGCTCCTATCGCAACGAGACCAACTACACCGTGTGGACGGCCATCACGAATTCGCTTGCCAACCTTCATATTCTGATCTCCCACACAGATCTCATGGAGGACTTCAACAACTTTGGACGCAGCCTGTACGAGCCGGTGGCCAAGCGTCTCGGCTGGGAGCCACGCGACAATGAGAATCATTTGGATACGCTGCTGCGCAGCCTGGTGCTGACACGTCTCGTCTCCTTCCGCAGTCCCGAAATCACGGAGGAGGCACGCAAGCGATTCCGCAGCCATGTCAATGGCACCAAGGCGTTGCCCGCCGATTTGCGCAGCACCTGCTACAAGGCCGTGCTGCAAGATGGCGATGAGGAGATCTTTGAGGAAATGCTCATGCTGTACCGTTCGACCGATCTGCACGAGGAACAGGATCGCATCAGCCGAGCACTCGGCTGCATTGGCGACGTTAAACTCCTCCGTCGCGTCATTGACTTTGCCATGTCG GGTGAGGTGCGCGCCCAGGACTCGGTGTTTGTCATTGTGGCCGTAGCGGTTAATCCCAAGGGTCGCGACATGGCCTGGGAGTTCTTCAAGGAGAACAAcaagcagctgctggagcagTATCAG GGCGGTTTTCTGCTGACGCGTCTCATCAAATATTTGATTGAGAATTTCGCCTCCGAGGAGAAGGCGCACGAAGTCGAGGAGTTCTTCAAAACCAATCTGATACCCGGCTGTGACCGCACCGTCTCACAGGCCGTCGAGACAATACGCCTGAATGCCGCTTGGCTGCAGCGCGATCGCGAGAAGCTGACCGAATTTCTTACTGAGGGGTAG
- the Psa gene encoding puromycin-sensitive aminopeptidase isoform X3: protein MYKNALKGGIRTAKQAWKFRNELGKLNLDLAKANSDFEQHLCEETCHLNTLVSSKQFVKVQKQFYRDYSDISLGAPLKTSEAPLLGDLCSRYRDILAHTSADLIGAEPVLGKGPQLSHNRRIHSCCCSHLRQAEQSNGHNNMAQSEVNQFERLPTNVVPKHYELILQPDLEAFSFTGKTIVQISVIEPTRRITLNALDITIEGAEFQYECEKLKADRITYSKENETAVLEFGEQLPAGTAGVLYMSFTGELNDKMKGFYRSKYFTANGEERYAGVTQFEATDARRCFPCWDEPAIKATFDITLVVPKDRVALSNMPVKKEDILPSGLRRVRFDRTPIMSTYLVAVVVGEYDFVEAKSDDGVIVRVFTPVGKKDQGQFALEVATKVLPYYKSYFNIAYPLPKMDLIAISDFSAGAMENWGLVTYRETFVLVDPKNTSLMRKQSIALTVGHEIAHQWFGNLVTMEWWTHLWLNEGYASFVEFLCVHHLFPEYDIWTQFVTDMYTRALELDSLKNSHPIEVPVGHPSEIDEIFDEISYNKGASVIRMLHDYIGEDDFRKGMNLYLTRHQYSNTCTEDLWEALQEASSKNVGAVMSSWTKYKGFPVISVESEQKSETQRLLRLTQRKFTADGSKADEDCLWVVPISVSTSRNPNQIAKTFLLEKASMEVVLDNVSEDDWIKINPGTVGYYRTRYSEEMLGQLLPAVQNMELPPLDRLGLIDDMFAMVQAGQASTVDVLQLVGSYRNETNYTVWTAITNSLANLHILISHTDLMEDFNNFGRSLYEPVAKRLGWEPRDNENHLDTLLRSLVLTRLVSFRSPEITEEARKRFRSHVNGTKALPADLRSTCYKAVLQDGDEEIFEEMLMLYRSTDLHEEQDRISRALGCIGDVKLLRRVIDFAMSGEVRAQDSVFVIVAVAVNPKGRDMAWEFFKENNKQLLEQYQGGFLLTRLIKYLIENFASEEKAHEVEEFFKTNLIPGCDRTVSQAVETIRLNAAWLQRDREKLTEFLTEG from the exons ATGTACAAAAATGCGTTAAAAGGAGGTATACGTACAGCAAAGCAGGCCTGGAAATTCAGAAACG AACTTGGCAAACTCAATTTGGATTTAGCCAAAGCCAATTCCGATTTTGAGCAGCATTTGTGCGAAG AGACTTGCCACCTCAATACTTTGGTATCGTCGAAGCAGTTCGTGAAGGTGCAAAAACAGTTTTATCGCGACTACTCGGACATATCGCTGGGCGCGCCACTCAAGACCAGCGAAGCCCCACTGCTGGGCGATCTGTGCAGTCGTTATCGCGACATACTTGCCCATACCTCGGCGGACTTGATTGGAGCTGAGCCTGTTCTAGGCAAAGGACCACAATTAAGCCATAATCGTCGCatacacagctgctgctgcagtcatCTTCGTCAGGCGGAGCAATCGAACGGCCACAACAATATGGCACAATCGGAGGTCAACCAATTTGAGCGGCTGCCCACAAATGTGGTGCCCAAGCACTATGAGCTAATCCTGCAGCCTGATCTGGAGGCGTTCAGTTTTACGGGCAAGACAATTGTGCAAATTAGT GTCATAGAGCCAACGCGACGCATCACCCTCAATGCCCTGGACATAACCATCGAGGGGGCGGAGTTTCAGTATGAATGCGAGAAGCTGAAAGCGGATCGCATCACCTACTCCAAGGAGAATGAAACGGCCGTACTGGAATTCGGGGAGCAGTTGCCGGCGGGCACGGCCGGTGTGCTCTATATGTCCTTCACGGGCGAACTGAATGACAAAATGAAGGGCTTCTATCGGAGCAAATATTTTACGGCCAACGGTGAGGAGCGCTATGCGGGCGTCACCCAGTTCGAGGCGACAGATGCGCGTCGCTGTTTTCCCTGCTGGGATGAGCCGGCAATTAAGGCCACCTTCGACATAACGCTGGTGGTGCCCAAGGATCGGGTGGCGCTGTCCAATATGCCCGTTAAAAAGGAGGACATCCTGCCCAGCGGATTGCGTCGCGTGCGCTTCGATCGCACGCCCATCATGTCCACCTATCTGGTGGCCGTCGTTGTCGGTGAATACGATTTTGTGGAGGCCAAGTCGGATGATGGGGTCATTGTGCGCGTCTTTACGCCCGTGGGCAAGAAGGATCAGGGCCAGTTCGCTCTGGAGGTGGCCACCAAGGTGCTGCCCTACTACAAGAGCTATTTCAATATTGCCTATCCGCTGCCCAAGATGGATCTGATTGCCATATCCGATTTCTCCGCGGGCGCCATGGAGAACTGGGGTCTGGTCACCTATCGCGAAACCTTCGTCCTGGTTGATCCCAAGAACACCTCGCTCATGCGCAAGCAGTCGATTGCCCTTACCGTGGGCCACGAGATTGCCCATCAGTGGTTCG GCAATCTGGTGACCATGGAATGGTGGACGCATCTGTGGCTCAACGAGGGATACGCCTCGTTTGTGGAGTTCCTGTGCGTGCATCATCTGTTTCCCGAGTACGATATCTGGACACAGTTTGTGACGGATATGTATACGCGCGCCCTGGAGCTGGATTCGTTGAAGAACTCGCATCCCATCGAGGTGCCCGTCGGCCATCCATCGGAGATTGACGAGATCTTCGATGAGATTAGCTACAACAAGGGCGCCTCGGTCATACGCATGCTCCACGATTATATTGGCGAGGATGATTTCCGCAAGGGCATGAATCTCTATTTGACGCGGCATCAGTATAGCAACACCTGCACCGAGGATTTGTGGGAAGCACTGCAGGAGGCCAGCTCCAAAAATGTGGGCGCTGTCATGTCCAGCTGGACCAAGTACAAAGGCTTTCCCGTCATCAGCGTCGAGTCCGAGCAGAAGAGCGAGACGCAGCGTCTGCTGCGGCTAACCCAAAGGAAATTTACCGCCGACGGTTCAAAGGCGGACGAGGATTGCCTGTGGGTGGTGCCCATATCGGTGTCCACATCGCGAAATCCCAATCAGATAGCGAAGACTTTTCTGCTGGAAAAGGCCTCAATGGAGGTGGTGCTGGACAATGTCTCCGAGGACGATTGGATCAAAATCAATCCCGGCACCGTTGGCTACTATCGCACACGCTACTCCGAGGAGATGCTGGGTCAGCTGCTGCCGGCCGTGCAGAACATGGAGCTGCCGCCGCTGGACAGGCTGGGCCTGATCGATGACATGTTTGCCATGGTCCAGGCTGGGCAGGCCAGCACCGTTGATGTGCTCCAACTGGTCGGCTCCTATCGCAACGAGACCAACTACACCGTGTGGACGGCCATCACGAATTCGCTTGCCAACCTTCATATTCTGATCTCCCACACAGATCTCATGGAGGACTTCAACAACTTTGGACGCAGCCTGTACGAGCCGGTGGCCAAGCGTCTCGGCTGGGAGCCACGCGACAATGAGAATCATTTGGATACGCTGCTGCGCAGCCTGGTGCTGACACGTCTCGTCTCCTTCCGCAGTCCCGAAATCACGGAGGAGGCACGCAAGCGATTCCGCAGCCATGTCAATGGCACCAAGGCGTTGCCCGCCGATTTGCGCAGCACCTGCTACAAGGCCGTGCTGCAAGATGGCGATGAGGAGATCTTTGAGGAAATGCTCATGCTGTACCGTTCGACCGATCTGCACGAGGAACAGGATCGCATCAGCCGAGCACTCGGCTGCATTGGCGACGTTAAACTCCTCCGTCGCGTCATTGACTTTGCCATGTCG GGTGAGGTGCGCGCCCAGGACTCGGTGTTTGTCATTGTGGCCGTAGCGGTTAATCCCAAGGGTCGCGACATGGCCTGGGAGTTCTTCAAGGAGAACAAcaagcagctgctggagcagTATCAG GGCGGTTTTCTGCTGACGCGTCTCATCAAATATTTGATTGAGAATTTCGCCTCCGAGGAGAAGGCGCACGAAGTCGAGGAGTTCTTCAAAACCAATCTGATACCCGGCTGTGACCGCACCGTCTCACAGGCCGTCGAGACAATACGCCTGAATGCCGCTTGGCTGCAGCGCGATCGCGAGAAGCTGACCGAATTTCTTACTGAGGGGTAG